The genomic region GGAACTTCCATCAGCAGCGTTCTATCCATCTTCCCTGATAAGTAGTTGAACTTATCAGGAATTTACACGCTAATACGTGAAAAAAAGATTGTCCCTTGTCAGTATCAGACAAGGGACTTCCATTAATTTAAAACGTTTTGACCTTATCGATTATGAAAAACTCATTGGCAGCATTTTTATCATTAGAAAGTTCAATCCTAAATTCACTTCAGCAAGGATAAATGTTCCAATTATGTTTTCCTATAACTATCAAATAATAGTCATATCATTTGATTTTACGGGGTGAAAGTATGAAATTCGCAGTAAAACTTCTGGCCGTTATGTTTATAATTGTATTTCTTCCGCATTATACAATGGCCGAATCTGATACAGAAGAAAAAGAATTAACTGATGAAGAAAAGCAGGAAATGCGGATGGCCCTTTATCAAAAAGCTGAGGCCATTTCTCATATCCCTTGGTATTACTATGCTGCCATAGATCAATATGAACGAAATATCCATGATGAATATGCTTCAGATAGCGGGATTATCCGTATTACCTTTCCAAAAGATTTATGGAATGGCAGGACCAGCCCTTCTGAAAAAAATCAACATCACAAGGCATTTATTGACCTCTTTAACGGAATTGGAGCAGACGGAAACGGGGATAACATAGCTGACCGAACCGATGATGAAGATATTATCCAGGCGATGGCAGACTGGTTGTCCAGACGTGGTCATTCAAAGCAGGACATTAAAATTGCTATATGGGATTTTTATAATCGTGAATTATCGGTACAGACCATTATCAATAATGCAAAGGTTTTTAAATCTTTTAAAACGCTGGATCTGGAGAAGCACGCCTTCCCTTTACCAAAAGGCTACAATTACAGTTACCGTAATACATGGGGAGATCCACGCGGATTTGGCGGGAGACGTATTCACGAAGGTACAGATATTTTTGCCAATTATGGCGTCCCCGTTCGCTCGACCTCATACGGTGTAGTGGAAATGAAAGGCTGGAATCGTTACGGAGGCTGGCGCATAGGAATCCGGGATACACATAACATTTATCACTACTACGCTCACTTAAATGGATATGAGGATAATATTAAGGTTGGTCAGGTTGTTAAACCGGGGGATGTGATCGGATCTGTAGGAGCATCAGGCTATGGTCCTAAAGGAACATCTGGCAAATTCCCTCCCCATCTGCACTATGGTATGTACAAAGACAACGGAGAAAGCGAACACTCCTTTGACCCCTATCCTTATTTAAGAAGAGCGGAGGCGAACGATTAGGGCTCGCGGGATAAGACGAAGACTGAAGTGGTACGATTTTTGCCACGTAATCGCTTTGACTTATATCCGCGCAGACCTGTGAACCGAGCTTGACAACGAAAAGCGGAGGCGACTGATTAGACCCGAATGCATATGCAGAAAAAGCTGCCTCACAATAAAGTGAGACAGCTTTTTTAATCATTACTTTTTCGTTTTGGAAACCTTTCTTGCGTAAAATACACTTCCAAGCAGGCCACCCCAGATAATCACTCCACCGATAACGAACATTGCAATGGCGCTTCCTGTCATTATTGCGCCACCTCCTTATCTTCTGATGTTTCTACAGATGATTCGCGTTTATAATCCAAATCCTTATTTGGCCATTTCTTGATGGTCAGTACAGCTCCAAACATCATTGCACCCAGAGCAACAATCCAGCCAAAGTTAAACAGGAATTCAATTGGATAGCCTTCATATGGATCCCCTGTAACTTCATTACGGATATTTTGCAGCATCATGTAGCCCAGTACAATCGGAGTGATGAAACCAAGGCAGAAACGCCACCATCCACCAAGCTGAATATCTGATACCGAATTGGCATGATTCTGTAGATCTTTTAATCCTCTTGCAAACCAGGCAACGGCCACTACTTCAAACAAGCCGGCCAGTGCTACACCGTAATTATTAATAAAGTAATCAACGGTATCAAGGAGAACCAGACCACCTTGACTTGCATAGGCAATCGAAATAACAGCTGCAATTCCGCCGCCAATGAGCACTGAAGCCGTTCTTGATACATTAAATTTCTCCTGAACTCCAGCTACATAGGTTTCAGAAATGGATATTAGCGATGATAATCCTGCTAATGTTAAAGAGGCAAAGAATAAGAACCCAAACAATCCTGACATGACCGGCATTTCATTAATAATTTGCGGGAATACCGAGAACGCCAGCATAACTCCGCCTTGAACAACATCGGTAAACTCCTGACCAGTAGATTGTGCCATAAATCCGAGAGCACCAAACACACCTATACCTGCCAGTAATTCAAAAGAGGAATTACCAAAACCGGTAATAAAGGCATTGTTTGTAATATCTGACTTCTTGCTAAGATAAGATGAATACGTAATCATAATAGCGAAACCAATCGATAAACTAAAGAAAATTTGTCCATATGCAGCTACCCAAACGGATCCATTCATGATTTCACTCCAGTTTGGCTGGAAGAACTCATTTAATCCTTCTGCAGCACCTGGAAGTGTTACAGCACGAATAACAATAATTAAGAATAATACCGCAAGTAGTGGGATGAAAATTTTATTAGCAAGTTCTATCCCTTTCTTTACACCTGCAAGCAATATACCTAATACTAATACCCAAACGATTATGAGTGGTATTAGAATTGTTGGAACTAATCCTCCAAACGCACCCGCATCTGTCATTTGCAGGAAATCTCCAGTAAAGAATCCTGTAGTATCATCTCCCCATGTTTGCCCAAAGGAATAGTAGGAATACATAATTGCCCAGGCGATAATGGCTCCGTAATATGTAGAGATGACAAAGGAGATTAATACCTGCCACCATCCAATCCATTCGAAGCCTTTACTTACACGGCCAAGTGATTTTGGTGCAGAACCACGATACTTATGCCCAATGGTATATTCCATGATGAGCAATGGAATACCTGCTGTCAGTAATGCAAATAAATACGGAACAAAAAATGCTCCCCCGCCATTTTCATAAGCTGTTGCGGGAAAACGCCAGATGTTGCCAAGTCCAATAGCTGAACCCATGGCAGCAAGTAAGAAACCTAATCTTGTTCCCCACTGTGAACGATTTTGCATGAATAGGACCTCCCTTTATTTAGATTATTATCTGTTTTCAGATAATTTTAACTTGTCTGTATTATACAATAAATAGTCCTAGTGTCAAAGGATTATTTTAAAGTATGCGTTTTCAGTGTCGAATTTTTTTCCATCATGACGAATAAGAAAAAAGAGCAAAGCCTAAGCCTTGCTCTTCAGTATATTATCCTGATATTCGTTTTAAAACCAAAACAATGACAAGCAACAATAAAATCGACGCGAATAGTGAAATCCATACAAAACCGGTAAATCCTAAGATAAGATATCCCACCACTGTAACCAGTGCTGCAATAATGGAGTATGGAATTTGTGTGATGACGTGATCGATATGGTGCGAACCTGCTCCTGTAGAAGACAAAATGGTTGTATCAGAGATCGGTGAACAATGGTCTCCAAATACTGAACCCGCAAGAACCGCTGCAAGAGCCGGCAGAAGCATGTTTACGTCAATAGCAACCGCAATTTGCCCGGCAATCGGAAGCATAATGCCAAATGTTCCCCACGATGAACCCGTAGCAAACGCCATAAATCCACAAACAAGAAAAATAATTAATGGCAGGTAAGCTAAACTCAATTCAGATTCCTGTACAACCTGTGCGAGATATTCGCCAGTCTGCAGGTTTTCAATAATTGTACCAATCATCCACGCCAGAATTAAAATATAAATAGCAGGAAGCATGGATTTTGTTCCTTCAGCAAGAACTTTAAGGGAAGGAGATTTCTTTCCCCCCTGCAAGAGATAAAACAAGAATGCAAGTGAAACGGCTATAAGTCCTCCACTAAATAAAGACTTATTTACATTCGTATTTTCAAAGATTGTAAGCAATGTAGCGTCTGCCCCACTATTTTGCATACCTGTGATAATCATTGCAGAAACGGTGGCGATAACAAGAACAATAATCGGTACAAGAAGATGGGAAATACGTCCCGACTCTACTTTTGCAAATTGATCTTTCAAGTCACCTGGTATATCCGTCCTTTCCGGATCAACTAACTCTCCTGTTTTCTCTGCACGTTGTTCATGCTTTCTCATAGCACCCAGATCCAGTTTGAACAAGGTTACAAAGAAAACCAATACGATAGCGATGATGGCATAAATATTCATTGGAATCATTTGTACGAAAGAACCTAACGCCTGAAAGTTCGTCAATTCATGATCCGCAATGATGATACCAATCGTACCTATAATATAAGCACCCCAGCTTGAAACAGGTGATAATACTGCCATAGGTGCAGATGTGGAATCAATCAGATAAGCAAGCTTTGCCCGGGAAACTTTATGACGGTCTGTAAGCGGACGGGAAACTTGTCCAACCGCAAGACTATTAAAATAATCGTCAATAAAAATAATAATTCCTAAGACAGAAGGTAATAATTGTGCTCCCTTTTTGGTTTTTATTTTTTTGCTGGCCCACGCTCCGAATGCCTGCGTGCCGCCAGAGGCTGTCATAAATGCCGTCATCATCCCAAGAAAAATTAAAAATAATAGCAAATAAAAATTACCGATATTAAGTTCGTTTCCATCAATAAAAATTCCATAAAAAGAATTCCAGACTTCTTTCAGTGATTCACTTATATTAAATTGATGAATAAAGAGTGCACCCAGAAGAATTCCTGCACCCAAAGACAGGAGAACCTTCCTCGTTAGTAATACCAAAATGATCATAATAAGTGGTGGAATTAATGAATAAATCGTTCCTGTCATGATGTGTATCTCTCCCTTCAAAATTGTCAGGATTGATGAAGGAAGCTTACTGAGCATAAAAAAACGAGGCAATGATTAGCAACCAATCATTACCTCGCAGTAATATGTTGTCCTAATCACGATCAGTAGCGCTTCATGCAATCCATTTCCTTGCATGACAGTATATATCCTATTCAGAAATATACCAGCGAAAACTCGGTGACCCTCATTTTCACTTCGGCAGACTTTCCCTTTCCTCAATGATCGCTGTTTGTCATCCTCCCATTGAGTACTCTTGAAAACTGCACCTCTACCTCATCGTTCTGATAAGGTTAAAGTCATTATTCATTTTTCACTTTTTAAATTCTATCATGACCTTTGCACTATTGCAAGGAATCATATGGAACCGTCACATCCGGGCTGCTGCCACCACCTTCCCTACCCCCGCCATAAAATTCAGGAACATCTCCATGGATGACTCGTCTGTCCACCAGAACTTTCTGTGTAACCTTTGCAGTGTCCGTTGAAAATGGTACAACAATACGTACGGAAACACGAAGTTCTACATACAGACTTAATATGGCACCATTAATCCCCAAAGGTTCGGATTCATCAACGATATCCGACTGCACATCACCTAATAGTTGAAAATGCACGGGTATTCTTGGGCCTAAATTTGCAAGAATCGTATTATTGGTTGCCTGACCAAGAGGAATCTCAGCAATAGCAGGATGCTCATTAATATTTTCGGTATTTACACCACTTTCACTTTCCTGCTGGGCCTCGATATCCAGCGATTGCTCCGGGGTAATCTCCCCATTTTCGATCTTTTTTAAGTAGTTCTGTACTCTTATGGTTGTATTTCTATGTACTTCATTGACTAATTCAGAATTCCAGCCTGCCCCGACAATATTTCCTTCATCATCCGTTCTATATTCGATCATGTTTTCATTTTCCAATTCATCTGCGGTTCGTTTATCAACTGCTTCATTGATTGCTTCTCTGGCAACCTGTCTGGTTTTTGTTTCTGCAATGTTCATCAGTGTTGGCTCGATGCCTTCATCAATCAGCCATAAAGTTAAAAACACAGTAGCAAAAAAAACGAATAAGGTTAGAATAAAAACTTGACCCACACGGGGCGGTCCTGGTCTACGTTGTAACAGCATTTTTCTCCTCATGAAATAGCCCCCTCTTGAGAAATATATATGCACAATTCCCTGAGGGGTTGACCACATTTTTAAAAAAGCATGTTTAACGTTTTCTAAATTACAGAAGTATATTATCAAAATCAGAAGCGCCCGTTGAATGGCACTCATGAACCATCCAACGGGCTTTTATACGCAATTTATAAACGGAGCAAGGCCTCTTTTGCGTTCATGCCTTCCTCCCAGCCATGCTTCTCCTTAGCTGCAATGGTTACCTTATCAAGAGGGGCTTCAAGAAGCTGATCTATGGTTTTCACTCCTAAAGCCCGGCCGGCAACAATTTCCCTTTCATATAATCGATCACTTAATAAGTCAACATCCAGCGCGCCACACATAATGTACCCGACTTCATTCGAGACCACCAATAAATTTGTTTTCGGTAATTTAACCTGTACTGCTGTAAAAGGTTTATCCTTGATCCATAATGGTTCAACGGTTACCAACATGCATCACGCTCCCTTCTGCTACAATGTATGAAGAAAGAGCGTGAAGGTGAACTAATTCTTTAATTTTTTTACGGTCTCCCCGAGCAGGTCCCGTATAAATTCCGGAAGATAGTAATTCTTATGCGAGGCTGATGCCAATGGAGGAAGTAGTCTCCCGAGTGTAAACATGTCAGCCGTTGCGACATCATATTCCTTCTTCCTTTCAATTGGAGTGCCATTGATCCAAACGTCATGAATATATTCATTATCATCTGTAGTCACTTCAATGCCGGAAAAAATCATCTTTCCTATTACTTTTCCGCGGAAACCTAATCCAATCAACTTGAATTCAGCGAACCTCTGAGAACGCACCATACGAATCATTTCAATAATGACTTCCCCTGTAAGTCGAACCTTGCATGGGTTAATGGGATGAGGACATATCCGATGTAGATCTCCACGAGTGACCTTCCCCTTTGGAATGCCATCCAGAACAATACCTGCATTAAGCATGGCAAAATCGGCCTGCGTCCACTCTCTTAACGTGTGAACCAGCTGTTTCATGAGTTCGGTTTCTTCAAACCAATCCATATCATAGTTCTTGTTTATTATAGCAACAGGTTCATTTAAGACCTCGTCAGCCTTGTCTCGATAACGGCGAATCAAGTCAAAGGTTGCCGTATCATTTTCTCTTTCAAGGATATCTATGGCGGAACCCTCTTTTTTTATCAGCGTTTTTTTCTGATGATCCCAGATCAAATATTTCCGGCCCACATATCGTCCAAATTTCCCTACTGCACCTACTAATGTGTTATGGATATACTCACCATCTTTAAAAAGGTGATGGGTATGCCCACCTATAATCAAATCTATTTCATCATAGTTCAGACTGATGTACTCATCTTCATTTATACCTAGATGAGATAGGAGTAAAAGAACATCGCAGTTCTCTCTAAGTTCAGGAATATACTTATCCAGTGCTTCATAAGGAGAATTCACGTGCCAGCCAATTTCCTCGTAATAAAGATTAAATGGAGCCGTAAGCCCCAGTACTCCAAGTTTTAAACCACTTTCAGCCGTAAGAATTGTATAAGGTTTTAGCCAGTCTGGTGAAGGCCGGTCCTGTTTATGTAAATTGGCACACACAACTTCAAATTTGGCTTGATTATAGAGATTATATAAATCTTCATCAGGTAATGTGATTCCTTCATTATTTCCAATCGTCACCGCATCAAACCGGGCTTCATTTAGTAAGTCTACATTTGCCTGCCCCAGAAAAGCCTCCGTAATGGGATGGACACGATCTAAATGATCCCCATTGTCCAGGATAAAATATGACTCTCCCTTCCGCTTATGTCTCTCAGTCTGTTCTTTTAAATAATGGACAACCTTAGGCCAGTTTTCAAAATGGCTATGTAAATCACTCGTAAAATATAAATAAAAATGTTCTTTCATAGAGCATTCTCCTTACGTCAAAAACCTATCCTGATGTACCATATCCAATGCTTTATCCATACAGATTTGTGTAACCATCCCATATGAGACGAATGCCTGCGATGATCATGAGAATACGTAAGATCCATTCGATTGTATTTCCTTTTAAACGCTGACTTATGATGGCCCCTGCTGTCCCACCTATCCATGCACCTGGTATAAAAAACCAAATATATTCCCATATAATGTGTCCCAGTGAAATGTGGGCAATGGAACTGACGCTGCTGGAAACAAAGATCATAAACATGGATGTCGGTGCTGCAATCTTCGCTGGAAAACCAAAGATCAGAATCATGGCAGGAACCATAAGAGAGCCTCCGCCAATGCCAAATAAACCTGAGCAGAAGCCTACAACATAAGAAATAATGAGAGCCGGTAAAACAGGAAAACTATAACGATATGTGACTCCATTTAATATGAACTCACGGTTGATTCCACTTCCGTATTTTATCATAGGATTCGGATCTCGCTGTTTTCTGAGAAAGAACATAAGGGACAGGACAATCATTAAAATACCGAAATATAGTTGAAAGGAACTATCTTCAACAAAACGGTTGATCCATACCCCGCTTAATGCTCCCGGTATACTTCCTGCCAAAAAGATAACACCGCTTTTTAAGTCTACACGCTTATATTTTAAATATGTATATGTCGATGAGAAACCCGTAATGATCATCACTAACAGGGACATCCCAACAACAGCCTGTGGGGAAGCCCATGAAAAAAATGAAAAGTATTCGGAGAGCAGTAACACTCCTGGAACAAAAATCAGTCCTCCACCCAGGCCTGCTATACTTCCAACAAAGGCAGATAGAAATCCTAATGTTAACATTATAATGTATACCAAAATACCATCCCTGCTTTATGTCCAAATGTTCGGCAATACAAGCTAAGGGCTGCTTGCTTATGCCGCCGGGCCTAAACGATACGCCTTCGCTTTTCTTATTACCACCAGTGTACATGATTTGGATGGTTTGGAAAAGAAAAACCCGTTTCGATTGGGTAACCGGAAACGGGTTTTTCATTTTATTATATTGTGTGAAAGATTAACCAATAGAACCTTCCATTTCGAACTTAATCAGACGGTTCATTTCAACTGCATATTCCATTGGAAGCTCTTTGGTGAATGGCTCAATGAAGCCCATAACAATCATTTCAGTTGCTTCCTCTTCAGAAATACCACGGCTCATGAGATAGAAGAGCTGCTCTTCTGATACTTTTGAGACCTTGGCTTCGTGCTCAAGTGAAATGTTTTCGTTTAAGATTTCATTATAAGGGATGGTGTCTGACGTGGACTCTTTATCCATTATCAATGTGTCACATTCTACATTGGAACGGGCACCATCTGCTTTTTTACCAAAGTGTACAATCCCACGATACGTTACTTTACCACCATTTTTAGAAATGGATTTTGAAACAATCGTGGAAGAAGTATTTGGCGC from Virgibacillus sp. MSP4-1 harbors:
- a CDS encoding M23 family metallopeptidase; its protein translation is MKFAVKLLAVMFIIVFLPHYTMAESDTEEKELTDEEKQEMRMALYQKAEAISHIPWYYYAAIDQYERNIHDEYASDSGIIRITFPKDLWNGRTSPSEKNQHHKAFIDLFNGIGADGNGDNIADRTDDEDIIQAMADWLSRRGHSKQDIKIAIWDFYNRELSVQTIINNAKVFKSFKTLDLEKHAFPLPKGYNYSYRNTWGDPRGFGGRRIHEGTDIFANYGVPVRSTSYGVVEMKGWNRYGGWRIGIRDTHNIYHYYAHLNGYEDNIKVGQVVKPGDVIGSVGASGYGPKGTSGKFPPHLHYGMYKDNGESEHSFDPYPYLRRAEAND
- a CDS encoding YunC family protein; the protein is MLVTVEPLWIKDKPFTAVQVKLPKTNLLVVSNEVGYIMCGALDVDLLSDRLYEREIVAGRALGVKTIDQLLEAPLDKVTIAAKEKHGWEEGMNAKEALLRL
- a CDS encoding Na+/H+ antiporter NhaC family protein is translated as MTGTIYSLIPPLIMIILVLLTRKVLLSLGAGILLGALFIHQFNISESLKEVWNSFYGIFIDGNELNIGNFYLLLFLIFLGMMTAFMTASGGTQAFGAWASKKIKTKKGAQLLPSVLGIIIFIDDYFNSLAVGQVSRPLTDRHKVSRAKLAYLIDSTSAPMAVLSPVSSWGAYIIGTIGIIIADHELTNFQALGSFVQMIPMNIYAIIAIVLVFFVTLFKLDLGAMRKHEQRAEKTGELVDPERTDIPGDLKDQFAKVESGRISHLLVPIIVLVIATVSAMIITGMQNSGADATLLTIFENTNVNKSLFSGGLIAVSLAFLFYLLQGGKKSPSLKVLAEGTKSMLPAIYILILAWMIGTIIENLQTGEYLAQVVQESELSLAYLPLIIFLVCGFMAFATGSSWGTFGIMLPIAGQIAVAIDVNMLLPALAAVLAGSVFGDHCSPISDTTILSSTGAGSHHIDHVITQIPYSIIAALVTVVGYLILGFTGFVWISLFASILLLLVIVLVLKRISG
- a CDS encoding bifunctional UDP-sugar hydrolase/5'-nucleotidase; this encodes MKEHFYLYFTSDLHSHFENWPKVVHYLKEQTERHKRKGESYFILDNGDHLDRVHPITEAFLGQANVDLLNEARFDAVTIGNNEGITLPDEDLYNLYNQAKFEVVCANLHKQDRPSPDWLKPYTILTAESGLKLGVLGLTAPFNLYYEEIGWHVNSPYEALDKYIPELRENCDVLLLLSHLGINEDEYISLNYDEIDLIIGGHTHHLFKDGEYIHNTLVGAVGKFGRYVGRKYLIWDHQKKTLIKKEGSAIDILERENDTATFDLIRRYRDKADEVLNEPVAIINKNYDMDWFEETELMKQLVHTLREWTQADFAMLNAGIVLDGIPKGKVTRGDLHRICPHPINPCKVRLTGEVIIEMIRMVRSQRFAEFKLIGLGFRGKVIGKMIFSGIEVTTDDNEYIHDVWINGTPIERKKEYDVATADMFTLGRLLPPLASASHKNYYLPEFIRDLLGETVKKLKN
- the yunB gene encoding sporulation protein YunB, producing the protein MRRKMLLQRRPGPPRVGQVFILTLFVFFATVFLTLWLIDEGIEPTLMNIAETKTRQVAREAINEAVDKRTADELENENMIEYRTDDEGNIVGAGWNSELVNEVHRNTTIRVQNYLKKIENGEITPEQSLDIEAQQESESGVNTENINEHPAIAEIPLGQATNNTILANLGPRIPVHFQLLGDVQSDIVDESEPLGINGAILSLYVELRVSVRIVVPFSTDTAKVTQKVLVDRRVIHGDVPEFYGGGREGGGSSPDVTVPYDSLQ
- a CDS encoding sodium-dependent transporter; the encoded protein is MQNRSQWGTRLGFLLAAMGSAIGLGNIWRFPATAYENGGGAFFVPYLFALLTAGIPLLIMEYTIGHKYRGSAPKSLGRVSKGFEWIGWWQVLISFVISTYYGAIIAWAIMYSYYSFGQTWGDDTTGFFTGDFLQMTDAGAFGGLVPTILIPLIIVWVLVLGILLAGVKKGIELANKIFIPLLAVLFLIIVIRAVTLPGAAEGLNEFFQPNWSEIMNGSVWVAAYGQIFFSLSIGFAIMITYSSYLSKKSDITNNAFITGFGNSSFELLAGIGVFGALGFMAQSTGQEFTDVVQGGVMLAFSVFPQIINEMPVMSGLFGFLFFASLTLAGLSSLISISETYVAGVQEKFNVSRTASVLIGGGIAAVISIAYASQGGLVLLDTVDYFINNYGVALAGLFEVVAVAWFARGLKDLQNHANSVSDIQLGGWWRFCLGFITPIVLGYMMLQNIRNEVTGDPYEGYPIEFLFNFGWIVALGAMMFGAVLTIKKWPNKDLDYKRESSVETSEDKEVAQ
- a CDS encoding MetS family NSS transporter small subunit; translated protein: MTGSAIAMFVIGGVIIWGGLLGSVFYARKVSKTKK
- a CDS encoding sulfite exporter TauE/SafE family protein — encoded protein: MVYIIMLTLGFLSAFVGSIAGLGGGLIFVPGVLLLSEYFSFFSWASPQAVVGMSLLVMIITGFSSTYTYLKYKRVDLKSGVIFLAGSIPGALSGVWINRFVEDSSFQLYFGILMIVLSLMFFLRKQRDPNPMIKYGSGINREFILNGVTYRYSFPVLPALIISYVVGFCSGLFGIGGGSLMVPAMILIFGFPAKIAAPTSMFMIFVSSSVSSIAHISLGHIIWEYIWFFIPGAWIGGTAGAIISQRLKGNTIEWILRILMIIAGIRLIWDGYTNLYG